A window of the Rhodoferax sp. GW822-FHT02A01 genome harbors these coding sequences:
- a CDS encoding MBL fold metallo-hydrolase, whose product MQPLQLFDPASSTYTYVLFDPATRDAVIIDPVDEQIERDLAVLRENDLRLQWTIETHAHADHITSAYLLAEHAGAKTAAPAGCGIATASKLLVHGDTLVFGGETLKALHTPGHTQGSMSFVWRDHVFTGDTLLINGCGRTDFQSGSSEAMYHSLTQILFALPDATTVWPGHDYQGRTHSSIGQEKAHNARVAGKTLQEFIAIMDALNLPKPRRIDEAVPANLSSGVRHDADAANLAVKSAEGYAGDISNTLAYAWWQAGDAVLVDVRTDAEREWVGQVPGAVSVAWKQWPGMAMNANFDAEIKSAAGGKKVLLLCRSGVRSVAAAKRATELGLQAYNILEGFEGDPDAEAHRGNKGGWRRAGLPWRQG is encoded by the coding sequence ATGCAACCCCTACAGCTTTTCGATCCCGCCTCCAGCACCTACACCTATGTGCTGTTTGATCCCGCCACGCGGGACGCGGTCATCATCGACCCGGTGGACGAGCAGATCGAACGTGACTTGGCCGTGTTGCGCGAGAACGACCTGCGTCTGCAATGGACCATCGAGACGCATGCGCATGCCGACCACATCACCAGCGCTTATCTGTTGGCCGAGCACGCGGGCGCCAAGACGGCAGCTCCAGCGGGCTGCGGCATTGCCACCGCATCCAAGCTGCTGGTTCACGGCGACACATTGGTCTTTGGCGGCGAGACACTGAAGGCGCTGCATACCCCGGGGCACACCCAGGGCAGCATGAGCTTTGTCTGGCGCGACCATGTGTTCACCGGTGACACACTGCTGATCAACGGCTGTGGCCGCACCGATTTCCAGTCGGGCAGCTCCGAGGCCATGTACCACAGCCTCACTCAGATTCTGTTTGCCCTGCCCGACGCCACCACCGTCTGGCCCGGCCACGATTACCAGGGACGTACCCACTCCAGCATCGGCCAAGAAAAGGCGCATAACGCCCGGGTCGCAGGTAAAACTTTGCAGGAATTCATTGCCATCATGGATGCACTCAACCTTCCCAAACCGCGACGCATAGACGAAGCCGTGCCCGCCAACCTCAGCTCCGGGGTGCGCCACGATGCCGACGCCGCCAATCTGGCCGTCAAGTCAGCCGAAGGCTATGCAGGCGACATCAGCAACACGCTGGCCTATGCCTGGTGGCAGGCCGGAGACGCCGTGCTGGTGGACGTGCGTACCGATGCCGAGCGCGAATGGGTCGGCCAGGTTCCGGGCGCAGTGTCTGTGGCCTGGAAACAATGGCCCGGTATGGCCATGAACGCCAACTTCGACGCCGAAATCAAGTCGGCAGCGGGCGGCAAGAAGGTGCTGCTCCTGTGCCGCAGCGGAGTCCGCTCGGTCGCAGCAGCCAAGCGGGCTACGGAACTGGGCCTACAGGCCTACAACATTCTGGAAGGTTTTGAAGGTGATCCGGATGCCGAGGCCCACCGTGGCAACAAAGGGGGCTGGCGCCGTGCCGGACTGCCCTGGCGTCAGGGTTAG
- a CDS encoding metal-sensing transcriptional repressor: MSVLQDQQARTDVLNRLRRAEGQLRGIQRMVEEGENCLKIGQQFSAVRKALDSTYLRMTVCFLEQELNARIHPDAAQKADLDHMVKDMETLLARIG, from the coding sequence ATGAGCGTTTTGCAGGATCAACAGGCCAGAACCGATGTACTCAACCGCCTTCGCCGCGCGGAGGGTCAGTTGCGTGGCATCCAGCGCATGGTGGAGGAAGGCGAGAACTGCCTGAAGATCGGCCAGCAGTTCTCTGCCGTGCGCAAGGCACTGGACAGCACCTACCTGCGCATGACCGTGTGCTTTCTGGAGCAGGAACTCAATGCCCGCATCCACCCGGACGCCGCGCAAAAAGCCGATCTGGACCACATGGTCAAGGACATGGAAACCTTGCTGGCACGTATCGGATAA
- a CDS encoding DUF2892 domain-containing protein, with product MTVDRYIHIFAGSFILISLALGVDASPLFVSHWWLAFTAFVGANLFQFGITNFCPMGYFLKKLGVPESNMACQK from the coding sequence ATGACCGTAGACCGCTACATCCATATTTTTGCCGGCAGCTTCATCCTGATCTCGCTGGCCCTGGGCGTGGACGCCAGCCCCTTGTTTGTTTCGCACTGGTGGCTGGCGTTTACCGCATTCGTCGGCGCCAACCTGTTCCAGTTCGGCATCACCAACTTTTGCCCCATGGGCTATTTCCTGAAAAAGCTGGGTGTGCCGGAATCCAACATGGCATGCCAGAAATAA
- a CDS encoding FAD-dependent oxidoreductase yields MAHIVIVGAGIGGIPAAYEIRELLGKEHQVTVVNAVDYFQFVPSNPWLAVGWRQRDEITLPIRPYLERKGIGFVAQPVTAIHAADNRLTLGDGATMDYDYLVITTGPKLSFSEVPGAGPLSHGGGGFTHSVCSVDHAQAFWADYENFLKNPGPVIIGAMPGASCFGPAYEFAFILDTDLRRRKLRNKVPITYVTSEPYIGHLGLGGVGDSKSMLESEMRNRDMKWITNAKTTKVEEGKMFVTQLDDLGNVYKEHELGFKLSMMLPAFKGVDAVAAVPELCNPRGFVLIDEYQRSKAYKNIYSAGVCVAIPPVEVTPVATGTPKTGYMIESMVGAIAHNIAADLSGQPANAKGTWNAICLADMGDTGAAFVALPQIPPRNVNWFKKGKWVHLAKIAFEKYFMRKIRKGTSEPVYEKYVLKALGIVRLADKVPHPHV; encoded by the coding sequence ATGGCCCATATCGTGATCGTAGGCGCAGGCATAGGCGGCATTCCGGCCGCCTATGAAATCCGCGAGCTGCTCGGCAAGGAGCACCAAGTTACTGTCGTCAACGCGGTGGACTACTTCCAGTTTGTTCCCAGCAATCCGTGGCTTGCCGTGGGTTGGCGCCAGCGCGACGAAATCACGCTGCCCATCCGGCCTTACCTGGAACGCAAGGGCATAGGCTTTGTAGCCCAACCGGTCACTGCCATCCATGCCGCCGACAACCGGCTCACATTGGGCGACGGTGCCACCATGGACTACGACTACCTGGTCATCACCACCGGCCCCAAGCTGTCGTTCAGCGAAGTGCCTGGTGCGGGCCCGCTGTCGCATGGCGGCGGCGGCTTCACCCACTCGGTGTGCAGCGTGGACCACGCGCAGGCCTTCTGGGCGGACTATGAAAACTTCCTCAAGAATCCGGGCCCGGTGATCATTGGAGCCATGCCGGGCGCCAGCTGCTTCGGTCCGGCCTACGAATTCGCCTTCATCCTGGACACCGACCTGCGCCGGCGCAAACTGCGCAACAAGGTACCCATCACCTATGTGACCAGCGAACCCTACATCGGCCACCTGGGCCTGGGTGGCGTGGGCGACAGCAAGTCCATGCTGGAGTCCGAGATGCGCAACCGCGACATGAAGTGGATCACCAACGCCAAGACCACCAAGGTGGAGGAAGGCAAGATGTTTGTGACCCAGCTAGACGACCTGGGCAATGTCTACAAGGAGCACGAGCTGGGCTTCAAACTGTCCATGATGCTGCCAGCCTTCAAAGGCGTGGATGCCGTGGCGGCCGTGCCGGAATTGTGCAACCCGCGCGGCTTCGTGCTGATTGATGAATACCAGCGCAGCAAGGCCTACAAAAACATCTACTCGGCAGGTGTGTGCGTAGCCATCCCGCCGGTGGAAGTCACGCCAGTGGCCACGGGTACACCCAAGACCGGCTACATGATCGAGAGCATGGTAGGCGCCATTGCCCACAACATAGCGGCCGATCTGAGCGGCCAACCCGCCAATGCCAAGGGAACCTGGAACGCCATCTGCCTGGCCGATATGGGCGACACCGGTGCGGCCTTCGTGGCGCTACCGCAGATCCCGCCACGCAACGTGAACTGGTTCAAGAAAGGCAAATGGGTACATCTGGCCAAGATTGCCTTCGAAAAATATTTCATGCGCAAGATCCGCAAGGGAACCTCGGAGCCGGTGTACGAGAAATACGTGCTCAAGGCACTGGGCATTGTCCGTCTTGCCGACAAGGTTCCCCATCCCCATGTTTGA
- a CDS encoding efflux RND transporter permease subunit: MKQTNSLGVSGRIAAAFQGNALTPLLALVALLLGLFAVLVTPREEEPQINVTMANVLIPFPGASSQDVQNMVAKPAEQVLGQIAGIEHTYSVARPGMAILTVQFKVGVPRTEALVRVYDVLNAHQDWLPRDLGTLTPIVKPKGIDDVPVAALTLWSQDAGSAAELETVAHAVEADLKAVPGVREVQTIGGPGRAIRIALNPERLRARGVDVLTLQKTVAAANYGMPAGAVLDTTPSSNANSPGSHMLTVDAGEFLRNAQDVADIVVGVSNGKPVFLRDVADISTGTLQPQHYVWFTPGAAFATTPTAATSQGAASAPAAGQNYPAVTIQVSKKPGENAVDVSSAVRARMDALRNTVIPAGVHASVTRDYGQTAAEKANKLIQKLAFATGSVILLVGFALGRREAIIVGTAVILTLTATLFASWAWGFTLNRVSLFALIFSIGILVDDAIVVVENIHRHQQLTPDAPLRSIIPLAVDEVGGPTILATLTVIAALLPMAFVSGLMGPYMSPIPINSSLGMAISLAIAFTVTPWLALKFMREHGAHPTHSGTAQPASAPTRITRIFHAVLRPFLDSARKRWLLLGGILAALLLSVGLALVQLVVLKMLPFDNKSEFQVVVDMPAGTPLEDTAATLQELGAYLATQPEVTDLQAYAGTASPITFNGLVRQYYLRSDAEQGDLQVNLVDKHHRDDKSHVIAQRLRPALEKIAMQHHARIKVVEVPPGPPVMSPLVAEIYGPDEAGRQKLAAQVEAAFAATPDIVGVDSSLREDAPRAFLRVRRQRAESLGIPVASIAQTVSAALAGADAAYLHDGVSKYPVPVRIQLPLQSQLGLDAILALPLRAANGQLVPLSELVQVERGIIDKPLSTKDLKEVSYVFGDMAGKLDSPLYGLFGIRSTMQSAADKPMAGNAEYWIHQPTDTYRQYALKWDGESQITYETFRDMGAAYGVGLILIYLLVVAQFKSYLTPLVIMAPIPLTIIGVMPGHALLGAQFTATSMIGMIALAGIIVRNSILLVDFIELQVKEGVDFKSAVLQSAIVRAQPIVLTGLAAMIGAFFILDDPIFNGLAISLIFGILVSTLLTLVVIPVLYYALFRRRMELRADAALS, encoded by the coding sequence ATGAAGCAAACCAATTCATTGGGTGTCTCCGGCCGCATCGCCGCGGCCTTTCAGGGCAATGCGCTCACGCCCCTGCTGGCGCTGGTCGCGCTGCTGCTGGGCCTGTTTGCCGTGCTGGTGACGCCGCGCGAGGAAGAGCCGCAAATCAATGTGACCATGGCCAATGTGCTGATTCCCTTCCCCGGGGCCAGCAGCCAGGACGTGCAGAACATGGTGGCCAAACCCGCCGAGCAAGTGTTGGGGCAGATTGCCGGCATAGAGCACACTTATTCGGTGGCCCGCCCCGGCATGGCCATTCTCACGGTGCAGTTCAAGGTGGGCGTACCGCGCACCGAAGCGCTGGTGCGCGTGTATGACGTGCTCAACGCCCACCAGGACTGGCTGCCGCGCGATCTCGGCACGCTGACCCCCATCGTCAAGCCCAAGGGCATTGATGATGTCCCCGTGGCAGCACTGACCCTCTGGAGTCAGGACGCGGGTTCCGCTGCCGAACTGGAGACGGTCGCCCACGCGGTGGAAGCCGACCTGAAGGCCGTGCCCGGTGTGCGCGAGGTGCAGACCATTGGCGGCCCGGGACGCGCCATCCGCATCGCCCTCAACCCGGAGCGCCTGCGGGCACGGGGCGTGGACGTGCTGACGCTGCAAAAGACGGTGGCTGCGGCCAACTACGGCATGCCGGCCGGCGCCGTCCTGGACACCACACCTAGCAGCAACGCCAACAGCCCGGGCTCCCACATGCTGACCGTGGACGCGGGTGAGTTCCTGCGCAACGCACAGGATGTGGCCGACATCGTGGTGGGCGTGAGCAACGGCAAGCCCGTGTTCCTGCGCGATGTAGCCGATATCAGCACTGGCACCCTGCAGCCGCAGCACTACGTCTGGTTTACGCCCGGCGCGGCCTTTGCCACAACCCCAACCGCCGCGACCAGCCAAGGCGCGGCCAGCGCGCCCGCAGCGGGCCAAAACTACCCGGCAGTCACCATCCAGGTCAGCAAGAAGCCTGGGGAGAACGCCGTGGACGTGTCCAGCGCCGTGCGCGCGCGCATGGATGCCTTGCGCAACACCGTGATCCCGGCAGGCGTGCACGCCAGCGTCACCCGCGACTACGGTCAGACCGCCGCCGAAAAAGCCAACAAGCTGATCCAGAAACTGGCTTTTGCCACCGGCTCGGTGATCCTGCTGGTGGGCTTTGCACTGGGGCGCCGGGAAGCCATCATCGTCGGCACTGCCGTGATCCTGACGCTGACAGCCACGCTGTTTGCCTCCTGGGCCTGGGGCTTCACGCTCAACCGCGTGTCGCTGTTTGCGCTGATCTTCTCCATCGGCATTCTGGTGGACGACGCCATCGTGGTGGTGGAGAACATCCACCGCCACCAGCAGCTCACACCGGATGCGCCCTTGCGCAGCATCATTCCGCTGGCGGTGGATGAGGTGGGTGGCCCGACCATTCTGGCTACGCTGACCGTGATTGCCGCACTGTTGCCCATGGCCTTTGTGTCCGGCCTGATGGGGCCCTACATGAGCCCCATCCCGATCAACTCCAGCTTGGGCATGGCGATCTCGCTGGCCATTGCCTTTACCGTGACGCCCTGGCTGGCGCTCAAGTTCATGCGCGAGCACGGCGCGCACCCGACACATTCCGGCACGGCCCAACCCGCTTCGGCCCCGACCCGGATCACGCGCATCTTCCATGCGGTTCTCCGGCCGTTTCTCGACAGTGCGCGCAAGCGCTGGCTGCTGCTGGGCGGCATTCTGGCGGCCTTGCTGCTGTCGGTAGGCCTGGCGCTGGTGCAACTGGTGGTGCTCAAGATGCTGCCCTTTGACAACAAGAGCGAGTTCCAGGTGGTGGTGGATATGCCTGCCGGAACGCCGCTGGAAGACACCGCGGCCACGCTGCAGGAACTGGGTGCCTATCTGGCAACCCAGCCCGAGGTGACCGATCTGCAGGCCTATGCCGGTACCGCCTCGCCCATCACCTTCAACGGGCTGGTGCGCCAGTACTACCTGCGCTCGGACGCCGAACAGGGCGATCTGCAGGTCAATCTGGTGGACAAGCACCACCGCGACGACAAGAGCCATGTGATTGCCCAGCGCCTGCGCCCGGCCCTGGAAAAGATAGCCATGCAGCACCATGCCCGCATCAAGGTGGTGGAGGTGCCGCCTGGCCCGCCGGTGATGTCGCCCCTGGTGGCAGAGATCTATGGCCCGGACGAAGCCGGTCGCCAGAAACTGGCTGCCCAGGTAGAGGCCGCATTTGCCGCAACCCCTGACATCGTCGGCGTGGACAGCAGCCTGCGGGAAGATGCGCCGCGTGCTTTCCTGCGCGTGCGCCGGCAACGCGCCGAATCGCTGGGCATACCGGTGGCATCCATCGCCCAGACGGTTTCAGCCGCCCTGGCGGGTGCGGATGCGGCGTATCTGCACGACGGTGTTTCCAAGTACCCGGTGCCGGTGCGCATCCAGTTGCCCCTGCAGTCGCAGCTCGGCCTGGATGCCATCCTGGCCCTGCCCCTGCGCGCGGCCAATGGGCAACTGGTTCCCCTGTCCGAACTGGTACAGGTAGAACGCGGCATCATCGACAAGCCGCTCAGCACCAAGGACCTCAAGGAAGTGAGCTATGTCTTTGGCGATATGGCCGGCAAGCTCGACTCGCCGCTGTACGGCCTGTTTGGCATCCGCTCGACGATGCAGTCTGCTGCCGACAAGCCCATGGCCGGCAATGCCGAGTACTGGATCCACCAGCCCACCGACACCTACCGCCAATACGCGCTCAAGTGGGACGGCGAATCGCAGATCACGTACGAGACCTTCCGCGACATGGGAGCTGCCTACGGTGTCGGCTTGATCCTGATCTACCTGCTGGTGGTGGCGCAGTTCAAGAGCTATCTCACGCCACTGGTGATCATGGCGCCGATTCCGCTGACCATCATCGGGGTGATGCCAGGCCACGCGCTGCTGGGCGCACAGTTCACCGCCACCAGCATGATCGGCATGATCGCGCTGGCCGGCATCATCGTGCGCAATTCCATCCTGCTGGTGGACTTCATCGAGCTGCAGGTGAAAGAAGGCGTGGACTTCAAGTCGGCCGTGCTGCAGTCGGCCATCGTGCGGGCGCAACCCATCGTGCTCACCGGTCTGGCAGCCATGATCGGCGCATTCTTCATCCTGGATGACCCGATCTTCAACGGGCTGGCCATCTCGCTCATCTTTGGCATTCTGGTGTCCACCCTGCTCACACTGGTGGTGATACCGGTCCTGTATTACGCGCTGTTCCGGCGCCGTATGGAGCTGCGCGCAGACGCGGCCCTTTCCTAA